Proteins from a genomic interval of Bacteroidia bacterium:
- a CDS encoding M48 family metallopeptidase, with translation MTDNAATSRVEIMAKIATLHQNATRQVWLFGNVSEVNYQVGVQVPTFSFKQSTLVVGIPKPPLNHQAILRNVLIQIARRYLTNRLQEIAEFCQLSYNTARIKEHRSKWGSCSSKKNINLNWRLILLPKSVIDYVLVHELMHLREMNHSARFWEWVKNYLPNYKQEENLLKQLTWVLLLYPPPRR, from the coding sequence ATGACTGACAACGCAGCTACCTCCCGCGTTGAAATAATGGCAAAAATAGCTACACTGCACCAAAATGCAACCCGTCAAGTATGGCTGTTTGGAAACGTATCTGAGGTAAACTATCAAGTAGGTGTTCAAGTGCCTACTTTTTCTTTTAAGCAATCAACGTTGGTAGTCGGTATCCCTAAGCCTCCGCTTAATCATCAAGCTATTTTGAGAAACGTTTTAATACAAATTGCTCGTCGGTATCTTACAAACCGCCTCCAAGAAATAGCCGAATTTTGCCAACTTTCTTATAACACTGCTCGAATAAAAGAGCACCGGTCAAAGTGGGGTAGCTGCTCAAGTAAAAAAAATATTAACTTAAATTGGCGGCTGATTTTACTGCCTAAATCCGTCATTGACTATGTACTGGTTCACGAACTGATGCATTTAAGAGAAATGAATCACTCTGCACGGTTTTGGGAATGGGTAAAAAACTATCTACCGAACTATAAACAAGAAGAAAACTTGTTAAAACAACTGACTTGGGTGTTGCTGTTATATCCGCCACCTCGCCGTTAG
- a CDS encoding NADH-quinone oxidoreductase subunit D (Catalyzes the transfer of electrons from NADH to quinone) — MNIQQNKQQTINIRPQLPTLHGLLNLEVTLEKETITSLVPRIGYLHRCFEKYAEQLTFPQIIPYVDRTDYTVAMNNEFAYVMGVEQMLGIADKIPKRVEYIRVLIAELNRIASHLLSIGSMGMAMDKIAKFSFCFQEREKILSLFEQASGARLLYNYIWIGGLFYDVPLNFEKRCLELADYFETTLLPNLERIIREGSFLEKTVGIGILILNDALQYGVTGPILRACGLGRDLRKVDNYSIYAELEFGIPVATGQSGGVLGDTWSRCFIRIAEIQESIHIVKQCVRQLLGSHKRTTDFDPRGACPKRCRPTAQEYYARSENPRGELAFFFVTQGNTDIPYRLKVRTPSFSNLKILPLLAQKNHIATLPIILASLDLVVGEIDR, encoded by the coding sequence ATGAATATTCAGCAAAATAAACAACAAACGATTAACATTCGCCCTCAACTCCCAACCTTACATGGGCTTCTGAATCTCGAAGTTACTCTTGAAAAAGAAACCATTACTTCGTTAGTTCCGCGAATAGGTTATTTACATCGTTGTTTTGAAAAATATGCAGAACAATTGACATTCCCGCAAATTATCCCTTATGTGGATAGAACAGACTACACTGTAGCTATGAATAATGAATTCGCTTATGTTATGGGGGTGGAACAAATGCTCGGGATAGCTGATAAAATCCCCAAACGTGTGGAATACATTCGAGTGTTGATTGCAGAACTAAATAGAATTGCATCACATTTATTATCAATAGGTTCTATGGGAATGGCTATGGATAAAATAGCTAAGTTTTCTTTTTGTTTTCAAGAAAGAGAAAAAATCCTGTCTTTATTTGAGCAAGCCTCCGGAGCCAGATTGCTGTATAACTACATCTGGATAGGGGGTCTATTTTATGATGTTCCTCTAAATTTTGAAAAACGATGTCTGGAATTAGCTGATTATTTTGAAACAACGCTTTTGCCAAATTTAGAAAGAATTATTCGGGAAGGTTCTTTTTTGGAAAAAACGGTTGGTATTGGAATATTAATCTTAAATGATGCTTTGCAATATGGTGTAACCGGTCCAATACTACGTGCTTGCGGGTTAGGGCGAGATTTAAGAAAAGTTGATAATTACTCCATTTATGCTGAACTCGAATTTGGGATTCCTGTAGCAACTGGGCAAAGTGGCGGGGTTTTAGGGGACACTTGGAGCCGGTGCTTTATTCGCATTGCCGAAATACAAGAATCAATACATATTGTTAAACAATGTGTTAGGCAGTTATTAGGCAGTCATAAACGTACTACGGACTTTGACCCGAGAGGTGCTTGCCCCAAAAGATGCCGCCCCACAGCACAAGAATACTATGCAAGATCCGAAAACCCACGAGGTGAACTTGCTTTCTTCTTTGTTACCCAAGGGAATACAGATATTCCCTATCGCTTAAAAGTACGGACCCCCAGTTTTTCAAACCTAAAAATACTCCCGTTATTAGCGCAGAAAAACCATATAGCAACCTTACCGATAATCTTAGCCTCGTTAGATTTGGTTGTCGGAGAAATTGACCGATAG
- a CDS encoding glycosyltransferase family 9 protein, translating to MAGLSIFVNRKVLQTSSSPPNQVTTFLVIRFSAIGDIILTTPVLALIKKHYPEAQVHFLVKPKFATVLSNIPYIDKVIVFNTFRKILSELRQNQYSYIFDLQNSLRSYLLCKLLPFPSIAVDKQNIQKFRMTFFKRRLQVPHIVIRYCNVLQQINIQEAPEKLLFSSESTTEIQYQVSELKKHSLPVVAAVLGATHFTKRWPYEYWVTALNQIGWPVILLGGQAEQKAISHLISRLEIPSFNACGLLTLAQSAACIQETDIVISHDTGLMHIAAAFQKPIVSIWGNTVPEFGMYPWQTNWLSAEVELSCRPCHKIGYPKCPQQHFRCMLENYPEKIATLTKQLWNYHLQNPYTK from the coding sequence ATGGCCGGTTTGTCTATATTTGTCAATAGAAAAGTGCTACAAACTTCCAGCTCCCCCCCCAATCAGGTAACTACGTTTCTGGTTATTCGTTTTTCAGCCATTGGAGATATAATTCTGACAACTCCGGTTTTGGCACTCATCAAAAAACATTATCCCGAAGCGCAAGTTCATTTTTTGGTAAAACCCAAATTTGCAACCGTACTTTCTAATATACCTTACATTGACAAAGTAATTGTATTTAATACTTTCAGAAAAATTCTTTCGGAATTAAGGCAAAACCAATATAGCTATATTTTTGACTTACAAAATAGTTTACGTAGTTATCTGCTGTGCAAGCTGTTACCTTTTCCATCAATAGCGGTAGATAAGCAGAATATTCAGAAATTTAGGATGACGTTTTTTAAACGCAGGCTTCAAGTTCCGCATATTGTTATTCGTTATTGCAACGTATTGCAGCAAATAAATATCCAAGAAGCACCGGAGAAGTTACTCTTTTCATCAGAATCAACAACTGAAATTCAATATCAGGTTTCTGAACTTAAAAAACATTCTCTACCTGTTGTTGCAGCGGTATTGGGTGCTACTCATTTTACCAAACGTTGGCCGTACGAATACTGGGTAACTGCTTTAAACCAAATAGGTTGGCCGGTTATTTTATTAGGTGGTCAGGCAGAACAAAAAGCTATTTCACATTTAATAAGCCGCTTAGAAATTCCGTCTTTTAATGCTTGTGGGTTACTGACATTAGCTCAATCGGCGGCTTGTATTCAAGAAACCGATATTGTGATAAGCCACGATACCGGCCTGATGCATATCGCTGCCGCTTTTCAGAAACCCATTGTTTCTATCTGGGGAAATACCGTCCCCGAATTTGGAATGTATCCTTGGCAAACCAATTGGTTATCAGCAGAGGTAGAACTTTCTTGCAGACCTTGCCACAAAATCGGATACCCAAAATGCCCGCAGCAACATTTTCGATGTATGCTTGAAAATTACCCGGAAAAAATAGCCACCCTAACCAAACAGCTATGGAACTATCACCTACAAAACCCTTATACAAAATAA
- a CDS encoding OmpA family protein, with product MRSWIFLSIITCLLGSCVSSKKYKSLAQKNQEANAKLRQQQLDVSKQAQVCDSLNAVLNAERISQKKTQDSLLALLQTVRDSVLGQSELALQLRDSLNLIQQQYSVLRNSSSREVRELIRSLEAMQKDLLAREQRLKIAEKDLKARDAANEQLRKSLAEVLLGMGNPNESPNIQVKNGRVYVTLSNQLLFPSASARLDKNGKRALREIAKVLNKQKDWLISVEGHTDDQMVKNIDCVEDNWDLSVFRATAVIRFLTDECQVSPKRLVATGRASYLPKNSASTPEARSQNRRTELILIPKLDVLYQQLKPND from the coding sequence ATGAGAAGCTGGATTTTTCTATCTATCATAACTTGTTTGCTTGGGAGTTGTGTTTCATCAAAGAAATACAAATCATTGGCTCAAAAGAACCAAGAGGCAAATGCTAAATTGCGTCAGCAGCAACTCGATGTGAGTAAGCAAGCGCAGGTTTGTGATTCTTTAAATGCGGTTTTAAATGCAGAAAGAATTTCTCAAAAAAAGACACAGGATAGCCTTTTAGCGTTGTTGCAAACGGTTAGGGATTCTGTTTTAGGGCAATCTGAACTTGCCCTGCAGCTACGAGATTCCTTGAATTTAATTCAGCAGCAATATTCGGTGCTGCGAAATAGCAGTTCGCGTGAAGTACGGGAACTGATTCGCTCATTGGAGGCAATGCAAAAAGATTTATTGGCGCGGGAGCAACGCCTTAAAATTGCCGAAAAAGACCTTAAAGCCCGCGATGCCGCCAACGAGCAGCTACGCAAAAGCCTCGCAGAAGTATTATTAGGTATGGGAAACCCGAACGAATCCCCAAATATCCAAGTAAAAAATGGACGCGTCTATGTTACGCTCTCCAATCAATTATTATTTCCTTCTGCCAGTGCCCGCTTAGACAAAAACGGCAAACGAGCCTTACGTGAAATAGCGAAAGTACTCAACAAACAAAAAGATTGGCTTATTTCGGTAGAAGGCCACACCGATGACCAAATGGTGAAAAATATTGACTGTGTGGAAGATAACTGGGATTTGAGTGTTTTTCGGGCTACTGCGGTAATTCGCTTTTTAACGGATGAATGTCAGGTTTCGCCTAAACGACTGGTAGCTACCGGTAGAGCTTCCTATCTACCCAAAAATTCGGCATCTACTCCCGAAGCAAGAAGCCAAAACCGCCGGACAGAGTTAATCTTGATACCGAAATTAGATGTTTTGTATCAACAGCTAAAACCCAATGACTGA